From uncultured Roseateles sp., the proteins below share one genomic window:
- a CDS encoding DUF296 domain-containing protein produces the protein MSNPPRRIKHPGPVALRRLDAVDASLARQELRLPPGRTLLAALTEALPVGSSAVLTLQGGSFFPFAYVMPALSKTPDHAVYFSDRFDAVGPVQLEMATVTFGLRDGRPSLHCHARWVDAEGVRHCGHVLPDYAVIAAPVQASAWLIDGAGFEVTADEETRFSLFKPVPRPASRAAGPAVALRLAPNEDVCSALEAICRERGIASATVRGGVGSIVGAVFDDGRTVEPFVTELLVSRGRVRSDERGEPVAEIEVSLVDYLGGLADGRLQRGANPVLVTFELVLELHMKPD, from the coding sequence ATGAGCAACCCGCCCCGCCGAATCAAGCACCCCGGCCCCGTCGCCCTGCGGCGTCTGGATGCCGTGGATGCCTCGCTAGCCCGCCAGGAACTGCGCCTGCCCCCCGGCCGCACCCTGCTGGCCGCACTGACCGAGGCGCTGCCGGTCGGCAGTTCCGCCGTGCTGACGCTGCAGGGCGGCAGCTTCTTCCCGTTTGCCTATGTGATGCCGGCGCTGTCAAAGACGCCGGACCATGCGGTCTATTTCAGTGACCGCTTCGATGCCGTCGGTCCGGTGCAGCTGGAGATGGCGACGGTCACCTTCGGCCTGCGGGATGGCCGGCCGTCGCTGCACTGCCATGCGCGCTGGGTGGATGCCGAGGGCGTTCGCCACTGTGGCCACGTATTGCCCGATTACGCGGTCATTGCCGCGCCGGTGCAGGCCTCGGCCTGGTTGATCGACGGCGCCGGTTTCGAGGTCACGGCCGATGAGGAGACCCGCTTCTCGCTGTTCAAGCCGGTGCCGCGGCCGGCGTCGCGCGCGGCTGGCCCGGCAGTGGCCCTGCGCCTGGCGCCCAACGAAGATGTCTGCTCGGCGCTGGAGGCGATCTGCCGCGAGCGCGGCATTGCCAGCGCCACGGTGCGTGGCGGCGTGGGCAGCATCGTGGGGGCGGTGTTCGACGATGGCCGCACGGTCGAGCCCTTTGTCACCGAGCTGCTGGTGAGCCGGGGCCGGGTGCGCTCCGACGAGCGGGGCGAGCCGGTGGCCGAGATCGAGGTCAGCCTGGTCGACTACCTCGGCGGCCTGGCCGATGGCCGGCTGCAGCGCGGGGCCAACCCGGTGTTGGTGACCTTCGAGCTGGTGCTTGAACTTCACATGAAACCGGACTGA